A single window of Larimichthys crocea isolate SSNF chromosome XII, L_crocea_2.0, whole genome shotgun sequence DNA harbors:
- the cacybp gene encoding calcyclin-binding protein has product MDLTEQINQLEADMQELGSLLEKSERKRVQELLKQEQKKVEKELAAKRQQKEQQARRAADPSAAPKATYTVKITNYAWDQSEKFVKIYLTLKDVHKIPSENVEVNFTEGSFSVLIKDLGGKNHQMAVLNLLCPIDEKDSYKKIKTDMVLVMCKKQTTKKWECLTKAEKQSKDKEKPNVDESADPSDGLMSMLKKIYSEGDDEMKRTINKAWSESQEKKIRGEEGGMMDF; this is encoded by the exons ATCAACCAGCTGGAGGCAGACATGCAGGAGCTCGGGTCACTCCTGGAGAAGTCTGAGAGGAAAAGAGTGCAGGAGCTGCTAAAGCAAGAGCAGAAGAAGGTGGAGAAGGAGCTTGCAGCCAAACGACAACAGAAGGAGCAACAAGCCAGGAGAGCGGCAGACCCGTCTGCTGCCCCTAAAGCGACATACACGGTCAAGATCACCAACTATG CGTGGGACCAGTCAGAGAAATTTGTCAAAATTTACCTTACACTGAAGGACGTGCACAAAATTCCATCAGAAAACGTGGAGGTCAACTTTACAGAAGG GTCATTTTCTGTGCTTATAAAGGATCTGGGTGGGAAAAACCATCAGATGGCAGTCCTCAACCTGTTATGCCCAATTGATGAAAAGGACAGCTATAAAAAG ataaaaacagacatggtcCTGGTCATGTGCAAGAAGCAGACGACAAAGAAGTGGGAGTGCCTTACAAAGGCTGAAAAGCAGTCCAAAGATAAAGA GAAACCCAACGTAGATGAAAGTGCAGACCCCAGCGACGGCCTGATGAGCATGCTGAAGAAGATTTACTCAGAGGGAGATGACGAGATGAAGAGAACCATCAACAAAGCCTGGTCAGAGTCTCAAGAGAAGAAAATACGAGGAGAAGAAGGCGGCATGATGGACTTCTGA
- the plk3 gene encoding serine/threonine-protein kinase PLK3, which translates to MDTGCFTAAQRISCHTMNADLFKPVPERGPQQSSAPVKTNRNKPEQTKPELAQVVTDSKTGRSYSKGKLLGKGGFARCYEMTDLTNNKMYAVKVIPQSRVSKPHQRDKITNEIELHKTLSHKHVVKFSHHFEDQENIYIFLELCSRKSLAHIWKARHTLTEPEVRYYLRQIISGLKYLHSRGILHRDLKLGNFFVNENMELRLGDFGLAAKLETVEQRKKTICGTPNYLAPEVLNRQGHGTESDVWSLGCVMYTLMCGNPPFETLDLKETYKCIKEVRYNLPSTLSPAAQKLITGILQKNPSDRFSLDQILNHEFFTKGFTPDKLPPSSCVMVPELHPPSPAKKFFTKMAKSLFGKKKPKVEKIPCEEKDDKDISKLVSGIVKCSINRQISYKTVGPNEVPSPTGQLVNSVPLEQTPAEEESRKSISRSFKGTMASSTEPCEDVLTPAAVAESAMKVLNSCLATMPAATRNPPCLSRPQSFLWVTKWVDYSNKYGFGYQLSNQSIGVLFNEGTHLSLCNQRKTVYYCLTNNKHFTFPANSLPEQLRSQKQIVDLMANYMEQNLMEGGDLQCEELVSGPPPLLLQWVKTDHALVMLFNNGTLQVNFYTDHTKIILCKSSDDSYLLTYISRERVSYTYLLSMLIEMGCTSELRHRLRYVVQLLQHHADA; encoded by the exons ATGGATACTGGTTGTTTCACCGCGGCGCAGCGTATTTCGTGCCACACCATGAATGCGGATTTATTTAAGCCTGTTCCGGAGCGTGGACCCCAACAGTCCTCTGCCCCGGTGAAAACCAACAGGAATAAACCCGAACAAACCAAACCAGAGCTGGCCCAAGTGGTGACAGACTCCAAGACTGGAAGATCCTACAGTAAAGGAAAGCTTTTGGGCAAG GGTGGCTTTGCTCGATGCTACGAGATGACAGACCTcaccaacaacaaaatgtaTGCTGTGAAGGTGATTCCACAGAGCAGGGTGTCCAAACCACACCAGAGGGACAAG ATAACGAATGAGATTGAGCTCCACAAAACCCTGTCACACAAGCATGTGGTGAAATTCTCTCATCATTTTGAAGACCAAGAAAACATCTACATATTCCTCGAGCTCTGCAGTCGGAAG TCCCTGGCACACATCTGGAAGGcgagacacacactcacagagccAGAAGTGCGATATTACCTCAGACAGATCATATCCGGCCTCAAGTACCTCCACAGCAGAGGGATCCTGCACAGAGATCTAAAACTAG gcAACTTCTTTGTCAACGAGAACATGGAGCTGCGGCTGGGAGACTTCGGCCTTGCTGCCAAGCTGGAGACAGTCGAACAGAggaaaaa AACAATCTGTGGGACTCCCAACTACTTGGCCCCCGAGGTGCTCAACAGACAGGGCCACGGCACAGAGTCTGACGTCTGGTCCCTCGGATGTGtcat GTACACACTGATGTGCGGCAACCCTCCTTTTGAGACTCTTGACCTGAAGGAGACCTACAAGTGTATAAAGGAAGTTCGGTACAACTTGCCATCTACGCTTTCCCCTGCCGCACAGAAACTCATCACAGGCATCCTGCAGAAAAACCCCAGCGACAGATTCTCACTTGATCAAATCCTCAACCACGAATTCTTCACCAAA gGTTTCACCCCTGATAAGCTTCCCCCAAGCAGCTGTGTGATGGTGCCAGAGCTCCACCCCCCCAGCCCTGCCAAGAAATTCTTCACTAAAATGGCCAAGAGCCTCTTCGGTAAAAAGAAGCCAAAag tggAGAAGATTCCATGTGAGGAAAAAGACGACAAAGACATTTCCAAGCTGGTGTCGGGGATCGTTAAATGTTCAATCAATCGGCAGATCAGCTACAAGACAGTGGGACCCAATGAG GTGCCGTCTCCCACCGGTCAGCTGGTGAACTCTGTGCCTCTGGAACAGACTCCTGCTGAGGAGGAATCAAGGAAGTCGATCTCTCGGTCCTTCAAGGGCACCATGGCCAGCAGCACAGAAC cATGTGAAGACGTCCTGACCCCCGCAGCTGTTGCTGAATCGGCCATGAAGGTCCTCAACAGCTGCCTAGCAACCATGCCTGCAG CCACCAGAAACCCGCCCTGTTTGTCCAGGCCGCAGTCCTTCCTGTGGGTGACTAAATGGGTCGACTACTCAAACAAATATGGTTTTGGCTACCAGCTCTCAAACCAAAGCATTGGTGTGCTGTTCAATGAGGGAACACATCTGAGTCTTTGTAACCAACGCAA GACCGTCTACTACTGCTtgaccaacaacaaacacttcACTTTCCCTGCAAACTCTCTACCTGAACAGCTTCGCAGCCAGAAACAAATTGTAGATCTCATGGCCAACTACATGGAGCAGAACCTGATGGAG GGTGGGGATCTACAATGTGAGGAGCTAGTCTcaggtcctcctcctcttctgctccaGTGGGTGAAGACTGACCATGCTCTTGTCATGCTCTTCAACAATGGCACTCTACAG gtTAACTTCTACACAGACCACACCAAGATCATCCTGTGCAAGTCATCTGATGACTCCTACCTGCTCACCTACATCAGCCGGGAACGCGTCTCATACACTTACCTCCTCAGCATGTTGATTGAGATGGGCTGCACCTCTGAGCTAAGACACCGACTGCGATATGTGGTCCAGCTGCTCCAACACCATGCTGATGCCTGA